Proteins from one Verrucomicrobiota bacterium genomic window:
- a CDS encoding DUF1524 domain-containing protein, with product MIQIIAALAQIEVSITRERIRTTLEHKRRKSELTGTVPYGWDDLCFNSFTCVAVDEGTRMKGENTLVGLGVRQLTPKYRLVSTATPIKNRLPDIFRLAWWVTGGREEAHARFPYANSSADRGDFAEEFLVSEHNLSAKKRRNPRYKKLTPNVCNVHRLWKMMAPIILRRRKHDIGEQIVSKHRHVIRAAMGTHQAETYKYHLRASYLDKNGRPAPGAKLQALRMAAAAPHAENLVPVLNGKGSHRSHTGYIPKIASALNLINQILRRGEQVVVGSAFIEPLNTLSCLLKEANVRHLRMDGSVSQTRRGMLSAQFKQGGPKYNPHASAKNLYPVTLAGVESCAEGHNWSRGKNVILIGFSWAFDKFEQLINRVHRLNSPEDVHVYKEEEAYNIFETLNDRGLRLSVPDLVANLLLKRCAGDAARKAVREQWNALLQQMGKRDVSRFLRHYWISRFGDVKSRGLYSEIKDHLAANKIDSLTFASGCTEECEDYVKLIDLSVPVSKWVIRDLEAMVKHHGALSSMPLLLSGYRCLNSSDFEKLLKCVVALYVRYSLITNQDPAGLETAFFNAAREIRSKHESKVVSAKCLAAAKAILNKINPTDALVEEKGKELILPEGAAKWFVTELANAVQSKTKEIGMDKANVEHIFPQNAGAEWPTRKQLEPLIWHVGNLTILGRRINTKAQNKAFKEKCKEHYSKSEIKMTTELLKETDWTPEVIHKRAANLAKQMTHLWQ from the coding sequence ATGATTCAGATCATTGCCGCCTTGGCGCAAATTGAAGTCTCCATCACGCGCGAGCGTATTCGTACCACCCTGGAACATAAACGCCGCAAATCTGAACTGACGGGCACTGTACCCTATGGCTGGGATGACCTCTGCTTTAACTCCTTCACCTGTGTTGCCGTGGACGAAGGCACCCGCATGAAAGGGGAGAATACCCTGGTCGGGCTGGGCGTACGCCAACTTACCCCTAAATATCGCCTGGTCTCCACTGCCACTCCCATCAAGAATCGCCTGCCCGACATTTTCCGGCTGGCCTGGTGGGTGACCGGTGGGCGCGAAGAGGCTCATGCCCGCTTCCCCTATGCCAACAGTTCCGCTGATCGTGGTGACTTCGCCGAAGAATTTCTCGTTAGCGAACATAATCTGTCCGCCAAGAAACGCCGGAACCCCCGCTATAAAAAGCTCACCCCCAATGTCTGCAATGTTCACCGCCTCTGGAAAATGATGGCTCCGATCATTCTGCGACGACGCAAGCACGACATCGGCGAACAAATCGTGAGTAAACATCGCCATGTCATTCGTGCCGCCATGGGGACCCATCAGGCCGAAACCTACAAGTACCATTTGCGCGCCTCCTATCTTGATAAAAACGGGCGGCCCGCTCCAGGTGCCAAGCTGCAAGCTCTGCGCATGGCTGCCGCCGCCCCTCATGCCGAGAATCTGGTGCCAGTGTTGAATGGTAAGGGCTCACACCGTAGTCACACCGGATACATCCCCAAGATTGCCAGTGCGCTTAACCTGATTAACCAAATCCTGCGGCGGGGCGAGCAGGTGGTGGTCGGCTCCGCGTTTATTGAACCACTCAACACCCTCTCATGCCTGTTGAAAGAAGCCAACGTCCGCCATCTCCGCATGGACGGCAGCGTCTCCCAAACCAGACGTGGGATGCTCAGCGCCCAATTCAAACAAGGCGGTCCCAAGTACAACCCACACGCCTCCGCCAAGAATCTGTACCCCGTCACTTTGGCCGGCGTCGAATCCTGTGCCGAAGGGCACAACTGGTCCCGTGGGAAAAATGTGATCCTCATTGGATTTAGTTGGGCGTTTGACAAGTTTGAGCAACTCATCAATCGCGTTCACCGCCTTAACTCACCCGAAGATGTTCATGTCTATAAGGAGGAAGAAGCCTACAACATCTTTGAAACCCTCAACGACCGCGGTCTTCGCCTCTCCGTGCCTGATTTGGTCGCCAACCTATTACTTAAACGCTGTGCCGGCGACGCAGCGAGAAAAGCCGTTCGTGAACAGTGGAACGCTCTGCTGCAGCAAATGGGGAAGCGGGATGTTTCCCGTTTTCTCCGTCATTACTGGATTTCCCGTTTTGGCGACGTGAAGTCCCGTGGCCTTTACAGTGAGATTAAGGACCATTTGGCCGCCAATAAAATTGACAGTCTGACTTTTGCTTCAGGCTGTACAGAGGAATGCGAAGATTATGTTAAACTAATCGATCTTAGTGTGCCGGTATCTAAGTGGGTAATTAGAGACCTCGAAGCTATGGTGAAGCATCACGGTGCCCTTAGCTCGATGCCATTGCTTCTGTCTGGCTACCGCTGTCTGAATTCTTCTGATTTTGAAAAGCTGCTAAAATGTGTTGTTGCGCTTTACGTCCGCTATTCGCTTATTACGAATCAGGACCCTGCCGGTCTGGAAACCGCATTTTTTAATGCAGCTCGTGAAATTCGCTCCAAGCACGAATCAAAAGTCGTCAGCGCCAAATGTCTTGCGGCTGCCAAGGCCATCTTGAACAAAATAAATCCGACTGATGCGCTAGTGGAGGAGAAGGGGAAAGAACTCATATTGCCTGAAGGAGCTGCTAAGTGGTTTGTAACCGAATTGGCAAATGCCGTGCAGTCGAAAACCAAGGAAATTGGAATGGACAAGGCCAACGTCGAGCACATCTTTCCCCAGAATGCGGGCGCTGAGTGGCCAACCCGCAAACAACTTGAACCGCTTATTTGGCATGTTGGAAATCTCACTATCCTTGGAAGGCGAATAAACACGAAGGCGCAGAACAAAGCCTTCAAAGAAAAATGCAAAGAGCACTATTCAAAGTCCGAAATCAAAATGACGACAGAACTCCTCAAGGAAACCGATTGGACACCAGAGGTTATTCATAAGAGAGCGGCTAACCTGGCAAAACAGATGACCCACCTTTGGCAGTAA
- a CDS encoding ABC transporter substrate-binding protein, giving the protein MESHDRGQFLSNILQEAMPYIRIAVVMVLIVAPIVWAVIAFFPPTYQAVKETLVPTIRNHLWPPPPAVATILPMTGPSAKFGQEANRAIEFVQKESTNPLPFSLQILDSQGNPKEFAKLASQIKPQPNVKIAFTAGGATVGSSIFAQASQLPVLDVLSIAPTNLLYHTNLLRFNSRTDTQSSLFAQFARTVLNRTNALCIAYYSTDSAVQFASSIKQLGGAATAQFTSHPFDVIQEVRAVLHDPSRKGVDCVYLDTPVLGDSYIKNLSSETTSKTVLLVPLGLNSVAAFDNTSVITIAPAWQISTNCEELSRFRLSYQKTFAEEPSPAATLTYDALQLITQCWPSMFTNTQHLFALLTAKTNFQSITGFKGFDTNGVAKRDYVVVQYHTNGTRTILPAN; this is encoded by the coding sequence GTGGAATCCCACGACCGGGGCCAGTTTTTATCTAATATCCTGCAAGAGGCAATGCCCTACATTCGAATTGCGGTTGTCATGGTGCTCATCGTCGCGCCCATAGTCTGGGCCGTGATCGCATTTTTCCCACCAACTTACCAAGCTGTGAAGGAAACTCTCGTGCCCACCATCCGCAATCATTTGTGGCCGCCACCTCCAGCCGTTGCCACGATCCTCCCGATGACTGGACCGTCCGCCAAGTTCGGACAAGAGGCAAATCGCGCCATTGAATTCGTCCAAAAGGAATCAACCAATCCCCTCCCATTCTCATTGCAGATCCTCGATTCCCAAGGTAATCCCAAAGAGTTCGCCAAACTAGCTTCTCAAATCAAACCGCAACCCAACGTTAAAATCGCCTTTACAGCCGGAGGTGCGACCGTCGGATCGTCAATTTTCGCCCAAGCATCTCAACTCCCGGTCCTCGATGTGCTGTCAATAGCGCCAACAAATCTCCTTTACCACACCAACCTGCTTCGCTTCAATTCCCGAACCGATACCCAATCTAGCCTTTTCGCCCAGTTCGCGAGAACCGTACTCAACCGTACCAACGCCCTTTGCATAGCATATTATTCCACCGACTCGGCTGTTCAGTTTGCCTCCTCTATCAAACAACTGGGCGGCGCCGCCACGGCTCAATTCACATCACATCCATTTGATGTTATCCAGGAGGTTCGAGCAGTCCTGCATGATCCCTCACGGAAGGGTGTGGACTGTGTCTATTTAGATACCCCTGTTCTAGGTGATAGTTACATTAAAAACTTGTCCTCAGAGACCACATCTAAGACCGTATTGTTGGTACCTCTTGGTCTTAATTCTGTAGCCGCTTTTGATAACACCTCTGTGATAACAATTGCCCCGGCATGGCAGATTTCCACCAACTGCGAAGAACTTTCGCGTTTCCGCCTTTCCTATCAGAAAACCTTCGCTGAAGAACCATCCCCAGCAGCCACCCTTACCTACGACGCTTTACAACTCATAACCCAGTGCTGGCCCTCTATGTTCACTAATACCCAGCACCTTTTCGCCTTACTAACGGCAAAGACCAATTTCCAGAGTATCACCGGATTCAAGGGATTCGACACGAACGGTGTCGCCAAGCGCGACTACGTAGTTGTTCAGTACCACACCAACGGCACACGCACCATTCTACCTGCCAATTAG